catccacttttaattgacataattgaattgtataatgatcttgcaactggccagtgcgacatagtcttttgttggttacccagccatgtaggtatttctgggaatgcaatggccgatcttgctgctaaggctgcactcaacaaatctgtgacaccacttcttattccatacagtgactataaagccagcattagaacttacattcgtgatctgatgcaacagaagtgggacacccaagtgggaataaataaattacatgccataaaaccttatattggttacactcacttgggctgtcggtccagatttgaggaggtcgttttgcggcgatgtcgtatgggccatacgagatatactcatgaataccttttgaaaggtgaggatcctccgttctgcatcccttgtgatgaaagaatcacagtcaagcatatcttgcttgactgcgttgagtattccatcacaagggatcagtattttaagtcACACTCTatgcaggatctttttagcaatattagtcctcatttaattattgcatttttaaaggaattagatttgttaactcaactgtaaatagataaatattttaaaattggaagattaaaatagttagtggctgtaccctcaaagggggttgaagtaccgtaaaataattgtcctcctgagagggtacgtaagtccaaaaacatttgaagtaaatttcagttttccagctttttaatcgtagaataagtgtgttttaactttatggctagatttgtctaaattgctaacagctgaaggggtgATGCAAATCCaaatagggtccatgcaggaagcaaatgtactgtaagtccccatggtccttagtatggtgatctaccttcagttgttggcaacctatagctcatttttatcttgtactgtcctctatagatacattgttttaggtctcttcactagttttaccttctactctgtgatatcctagttagttttactgtccttcgttgacagggttttacaatgtatgtgctatcaattcatttgtatttttataattactcattctcgtcacgctatggctgcaatattgccgatgtgacgttaaattttaactcactcactcactcactgtcctatatgcatcagtgcacagcaaaaaatgagcacaacctactgtcataaaaataagaatgctcatttcttgagctccaaacgtgacttttgttgcacaataaaattatgcaacaaaatgtgatgttcaaggGCGATTTTGctcaaccgtttgaatcggttgcatgtgtttggtgacgacttcgtgttataattctgtaatcactctataatatacatgtacgtcagttttattgaaacataaagtttctgtcaggttattgtatcttgtttgttgcagtggctatgacaagatgtttgcagacaaaaaaggaaagcgtctcaagaaagaaaaacaatcaaaacaaacacagtgatgtcatgagaaaatgttccagaaaaactacagtaagtaaacatgaaaaccaatttaactagctttcgggaatcaagaattagatgaaaccgttttaagaggatgcactatgTAACTTagcttaccatcaattaacaaggaagaaggcacgttaattgatgaatctcaactgagatgatatcaaagcattaggccttgttaattaatgaacccttactggcatgagttgctcatcaatgaacaagggattaggccttgttatgtgttgaggctttgttcaaggctgggagaatcagtaacaatcaccccacggtattaatcctagtctgtcgtacaaaccctgaagtatatatatccaagaaagcccacgcaagtctagaaaatgtggcaagtctagatttccttagcttcagaaaatgaagaaagtctcagggctccatttcattatttttttcactatgaacgtttttcagtaaaatatgttcatttcagagactagctgttagtctatattaatccgtgtgatctttcaaaggagaaaaaaggttgtaccatacaacacctgtgttctaatgcactaaatacacaagtatcaataatacttgctatgagattatgagaataaccattgattctattttcacactggtttaccattcacttaatgcaagtataatcatattgactgttttcttcagaaatcgagtcgaagggatgcgacaggcagacctcccgagccataagaaagcaaaatatgaaccagtattaaagaatgcacaactacaatgctaccccattgttttttattgttttaatcttcctctttcttgttgtaatctgtaaataaacatctagtgtaagcttgacactgtctatttgttttggggtaaTTTCATTCGCATGAAAGACATTAGCACtacaaaagtgaaacaaattccgcattatagaataccatttccatcaacagtgcagtattgaccacggaacactatcaagcgaacaaattcagcacattacaactttcaccacctaaacaacccactcctcggcgcattatcgcgatgatgacactgcaacagaagaaacaatttcaaaatgtttttttatccaattttgTATCCAAAAAAGATGCAGTAGAGTTGCGtgggaaatggaagcagtgtgactcaccacacctcaaatatggttcctatgccatatgaataaaatgacaatgcacaacgccgaacgaaggccattctgtgtattttacaggcacaaggtggataagaacttatTAGTATTGATCACAAgataaaaaaccccaaaacatatgaaatatcaacatgtcaaatattccaccactataagtactagtactagtaacatatattccatgatatcagttctgctgtttgtaagaaaataaataaaattacaagcgtacaatcgcgattcagaagtgcaatatgttgtaccagggagcctatatagatcattgtagagtatcccttgTTGTACTTGGACGTTCGTCCCTCGTAACGAAGCCCGCAGGAGaacaagtgtaacgacggcaaccgattgtctgcttcatttgctgatacgccgagcgctcataaggtggggcccatagtgtgttcagagagatgtgtttgatgggcattttagaagtatgtcgagtcacaagaaagtaagattctttatggataacaactttttgtattgtatatgatgcgtcgtttcagtatggattgatataccgttgtcaaacaaaatcatatacactatgttgttatccataaagaatgcatgtagagatgttgggttttgtaaatctctgaatttgcgtttgatccaatcaaaaatcatctcagtagagatggtgaactactggaaactgtcattcgtccaaatacaaagcaggacttgaaactgacaagcgtttgcaccagtttccgtgagatccagtcatccatgaaaaactgatgtagcttgtttgcaacccagagacataaaaaacatgtaatatgtacaagtatcacacctgctttattgcataatgtggctgagacaggactcgggtgcatgagtcatcaatcaatttattttgtttatggcgtatagcctgataggtgttaagtttaaatggcatgtggtcaatgattgaagctgtgtattgcatattgtctttagcagacaggaagccatacatataggtgtcaataaaccagacattaagctttctctgtgatagaggctgcttcttacaatcaacatgtttttttatgtaacgagtagattatttacttgtttgagattagactactgcacaccacctcatactccgggcatgcatactgtttcaagctccgcgaacctattcactgcacatgcgttatgggcgcagcgcagcgctgcacaactgttgaaacaactccTTCCCCTAGCGCtgggtgaaatttagtgaatcgcttgaactccgaattcgcggattttttttccatcgcggttttttttctttataggctgaattggcattttctatgatttgtttcggtagctgcataccgaaaggtatcagaatctgcaaagttgtgttttccttttttatgtgaccttttagaaagtttcgttccatgagataacctgtcaaaataatacaacatatcaaaaaTGCCCTATgctccagggtgggcagttctctctggaggtcttgatgtttctttttctttgggacagtgtctggccagcactatgttacaccatgttcagtttattaatttgcgtccccagtccaacatgaaatttatcacctCGAAAATGTTGGGATGGGTTTTtcgaacaagttactttaacctcccatgccaacctcttACCTGTgatttgtccagggcacatttctgtcatggagttccattcctgaaggttgttgtttagttatgttaaatatagcagtatgtgttaactgcaactagcccgtgtacaaccggtgtagtcccacgaagcctaaaattattcagttaggtacagttcactcggcttattggacttcatgcctcaatgatgttatgggattatggtggattgttgcttggctgaccacagaaatgaagaatcaacagaaacaacagaaatcaaatatgattgtaaagtttttcaaaaggtgacctatcccatctgtatcactggtactattggtaaaggttggatcgaccacatgattcatagcaacatatactgtcacgTGTTATGTTATcccaacacaatctctatcatttagcatattatcacaggtgacaaggtgatattgtatatggttattgttattcactgttcccaaacacaaaataagtgggatactgagtcagaattcttttctaaacagcttgcgcatagtgaaagaaacacccatgcatcttcactccaccgaacactgtggTAAGAGCATCAGTATCCTACCCGTAACAGAGTGACCActctccactgaacagtggtctgtcccactctcatttcacgccccaattacctcattaattatgtccaggggtcaaactgtaattagcctttgggatttattaggtgtgtatttgaggccttgcggaccgttttaccatcacccaccagttatctccccttgtggatctttacaagttgtaaatgtcttgtaaacatcatctttacaagagatttacaagcttgtaaaggtgcACTTTTTTTTCCAGTGAGTGATGTGAGGTACTATGCCCTGGACTTCCAGTCAGGTTTTGGTACAGCCGCTGACATCACATACTCATTACTGGTCATCCATTGTGGTCTAGTCCTAAAGCGATTGGATCTCCTAGGACAAGGCACTGGTGGTGTTACTGATCTTTCTTGAGGTGCACTGACATCTTGTGTTACAGGTTAGGAAGATAAATCCAACGTTTCAGATATTGCATTGTGTTATGTTGGAGCTGCATCAAACTCACTGGTGGGGCTCTCAAGTACTGCAGACGTTTCCATAGCCTGATCTAGTTCAGGAGCAACTTCCTCTGACTGATCCACTGCATCTTCGTCATCCACAGCAGCACTATCTGTCTCTGCCTCTGCCTCAGCTGGCCTATCAGCTACATCTGCAGCTGAAACTGATGGCTCGGATGAAGAAATGGGGACGAGTTCAAGATCGTCATCTTCACTCTCAGCAGTGCTTGGGTTAATACTAGTTGATACAGTTTGTCTTGTAGATTGTAGACGTGGACTGGACCTCCTTTTTCGTGGTTTGGGTACTGGAGCTGATGTTTCTGGCCTAGGAAGAGAACCAATTGGCAATAACAGATTCCTATGCAGAGTTTTCTTCCTGCCCTCTCCATTCTCTTGCTCCACAACATACACTGGTATGGTAGGCTTTGGCTGACTTGTGACGATATAAATGTTATCTTCCCACTCTTCAGCTAGTTTGTGACCACCATCAAAAGCAACCACTTTAACGAGTACACAATCACCAACATCTAATACAGCTGCTCTAGCTCTCAGATCATAAAACGACTTCTGCTGAGATTGAGATTTGCTGGTTTGTCTAGCGGCTATCTCATAAGCATTGCGCAGTTTTAATTGGAGGGTGTTGGTGTATTTGAGCATCGATGTTGAGGTGACAGACTCCATGTCGAGTCCAAATGCCAGATCAATAGGAAGTCTAGGGTGACGTCCGAACATTAGATAGAAAGGAGAGTACCCTGTTGTTTCATGCCGTGTGCAGTTATACGCATGTACTAATGGTGCAACATGTGTCTTCCAGTCCTTCTTGGATTCAGGTTCAACTGTGCCCAGCATATTACATAATGTCCGATTGAAACTTTCACACATTCCATTACCCATAGGATGGTAGGGTGTTGTGGAGGATTTGTCGATCCTCAGGATCTGACAAAGTTCGGTCATGATCCTGCAAACAAAATTGGCTCCCT
Above is a genomic segment from Haliotis asinina isolate JCU_RB_2024 chromosome 7, JCU_Hal_asi_v2, whole genome shotgun sequence containing:
- the LOC137292125 gene encoding uncharacterized protein produces the protein MCESFNRTLCNMLGTVEPESKKDWKTHVAPLVHAYNCTRHETTGYSPFYLMFGRHPRLPIDLAFGLDMESVTSTSMLKYTNTLQLKLRNAYEIAARQTSKSQSQQKSFYDLRARAAVLDVGDCVLVKVVAFDGGHKLAEEWEDNIYIVTSQPKPTIPVYVVEQENGEGRKKTLHRNLLLPIGSLPRPETSAPVPKPRKRRSSPRLQSTRQTVSTSINPSTAESEDDDLELVPISSSEPSVSAADVADRPAEAEAETDSAAVDDEDAVDQSEEVAPELDQAMETSAVLESPTSEFDAAPT